The proteins below are encoded in one region of Streptomyces marianii:
- a CDS encoding VIT1/CCC1 transporter family protein, which yields MSIIETEATLHEAHRDNHTHRDVNGGWLRPAVFGAMDGLVSNLALMTGVAGSSASPQTIVITGLAGLAAGAFSMAAGEYTSVASQRELVQAELDVERRELHKHPVDEMEELAALYVARGVEPGLAREVAIQLSRDPEQALEIHAREELGIDPDELPSPAVAAVSSFGSFALGAMLPVLPYLLGATSLWPAVLLALLGLFACGALVSRVTARGWWFSGLRQLALGGAAAAVTYGIGSLVGAAV from the coding sequence GTGTCCATCATCGAGACCGAGGCGACGCTTCACGAGGCGCACCGCGACAACCACACGCACCGTGACGTCAACGGCGGCTGGCTGCGTCCCGCGGTGTTCGGCGCGATGGACGGACTCGTGTCCAACCTGGCCCTGATGACCGGGGTCGCCGGCAGCTCCGCCTCCCCGCAGACCATCGTGATCACGGGCCTCGCCGGCCTCGCGGCCGGCGCCTTCTCGATGGCCGCCGGCGAGTACACCTCGGTCGCCTCGCAGCGCGAGCTCGTCCAGGCGGAACTGGACGTCGAGCGCCGTGAGCTGCACAAGCACCCGGTCGACGAGATGGAGGAGCTGGCCGCGCTGTACGTGGCCCGCGGAGTCGAGCCCGGACTGGCCCGAGAGGTGGCCATCCAGCTGTCCAGGGACCCGGAGCAGGCACTGGAGATCCACGCCCGCGAGGAGCTGGGCATCGACCCGGACGAACTGCCCTCGCCGGCCGTCGCCGCCGTCTCGTCGTTCGGATCGTTCGCCCTGGGTGCGATGCTGCCGGTCCTGCCGTACCTGTTGGGCGCCACCTCGCTGTGGCCCGCGGTGCTGCTGGCGCTCCTGGGGCTGTTCGCCTGCGGCGCGCTGGTGTCCCGGGTGACCGCCCGCGGCTGGTGGTTCAGCGGGCTGCGGCAGCTGGCCCTGGGCGGTGCCGCGGCGGCGGTGACGTACGGGATCGGAAGCCTGGTCGGGGCCGCGGTGTAG